Proteins from a single region of Haloarcula laminariae:
- a CDS encoding helicase-related protein, giving the protein MLSLDPLVDNTDGTLEDAYRKVSPECEEIRIATGYFYLSGFNLIKEDLANLRDPDEMAYAPLRILMGRKTNRATAEEISEGQTLREQFTDELESDIESLNNAQLERLDRLRDFIANDLVDIRVRNPEQGYFHAKGVSFRGAVDDPDIREGETDRRAAVTIVGSSNFSQSGQRNNVELNLTSQERGDARAFEKWYDNQWANAEEFSEEIVQIIENSSRYKQWKQKQSDDSDDEELGTYLEPFEMYKLLAYDELSGNVGTRDSPLYYFQTLGYESAKEKLSRYDGCIISDSVGLGKSFIGSELLYDYRQRGDRCLLVVPANLTEQWADLLESATDEDGDPFFGLEVDETHLRVMSISKFQNLSYEDVQELDDAFDVVLIDEAHRFRNSGKWNPNPGHDDAYQGTRRHANLRLLREQTMIMLTATPINNSATDLKNLISLFTSPEELMNKASLDFDAFDQYIEKSEQRKRIAAGKEEVTEDEEQELTEQLQRHSTEISEILNEVMVLRTRKHVKETIKEDEEFKMDFSPPTLHKEQYSLPPAYQPIYRMLPDVMDALHLPHITIRNPQAGGTLKALYKLNLLKRLESSTYAFVQSIQTLHESERSLLGFLEGLPDDEDIEVLRAVQDDEAATTIDDFVEGEDAAEDLEQNLEEFGFDTGALRSDSGDDDSDLELADATVGEVKRYIREDLTLIAYFLSRFIGRVAEDAGGVADAEVELERWLADNGAAVLPEVPEEDHNPVLYRSELVDADTQTMDFYEAVFALREFRDPKIDRLATVLNGYEQKVLIFTQYRATADYVHRTLIEDPESPLTSANSAVVKGGDENKQDIIRRFAPDAAGYQQTLAESDETELQYVVATDTLSEGVNLQDISVVVNYDLPWNPMRIVQRVGRIDRIGSTAEKYVHNFYPDGDIEAAIKLLERLQAKIDDIALIVGKENNILDPNEDAVLERAGVETQKTIGELEVEEIEESLRQSREVDDYNELDDTSKNPLLRNAGSDESAAFERYLLKQELNDDFELDTDDFEFAEEYLDEAPGEREMLYTNAIGHESGPQPGVFGLAHLWFEDEDSGEAEPAPLGRVRRAFYYKPFAGEVKERPVRHLGIEPGTSGEPVDGNTDSILSNREDIEEHLDNRLESIREGQVGAAFKQGEKFSKEQETILDFLSGYILLNHDDETAPVDDHDTLGEWAADLQKQLNEVKLKNTDEDRILRETFRNHPEYESLPEWPPSEFLAEVDAFLEENIKTSSEYQDTLVGESAVQARLLCWGIIGK; this is encoded by the coding sequence ATGTTATCACTGGATCCACTCGTCGACAATACTGACGGCACACTCGAAGATGCATACCGAAAAGTCAGCCCCGAGTGTGAGGAGATACGCATCGCGACGGGCTACTTCTATCTCTCCGGGTTCAATCTCATCAAGGAAGATTTAGCGAACCTACGTGACCCGGATGAGATGGCGTACGCTCCGCTACGGATTCTAATGGGTCGAAAAACAAATCGGGCTACAGCAGAGGAGATCTCTGAAGGACAGACTCTCCGAGAACAGTTTACGGATGAATTGGAGAGTGACATCGAGAGCCTGAACAACGCCCAGCTGGAACGGCTCGACCGGTTGCGCGACTTCATTGCAAATGATTTAGTCGATATACGGGTCCGGAATCCCGAACAGGGCTATTTCCACGCCAAGGGGGTGTCTTTCCGTGGTGCCGTTGACGACCCCGATATTCGAGAGGGCGAAACGGACCGCCGGGCAGCTGTAACCATCGTCGGTTCGTCAAACTTCTCTCAGAGTGGCCAGCGAAATAACGTCGAGCTCAATCTCACAAGTCAGGAACGCGGCGATGCCAGGGCCTTCGAAAAGTGGTACGACAACCAGTGGGCGAATGCAGAAGAATTCTCGGAGGAGATCGTACAAATCATCGAGAATAGCAGCCGGTACAAGCAGTGGAAACAGAAGCAATCGGACGACAGCGACGACGAAGAACTCGGAACATATCTCGAGCCCTTCGAGATGTACAAGCTGCTCGCCTATGACGAACTCAGCGGGAACGTAGGTACACGTGACAGCCCGCTCTACTACTTCCAGACGCTCGGGTATGAGAGTGCCAAGGAGAAACTATCGCGGTACGATGGTTGTATCATTTCCGACTCAGTCGGTCTGGGGAAGTCGTTCATCGGGAGTGAGTTGCTCTACGACTACCGACAACGGGGCGACCGATGTCTCCTAGTCGTTCCGGCAAACCTGACCGAGCAGTGGGCCGATCTCTTGGAGAGCGCCACTGACGAAGACGGGGACCCGTTCTTCGGGCTCGAAGTCGATGAGACCCACCTCCGGGTAATGAGCATCAGTAAGTTCCAGAACCTCTCATACGAGGACGTTCAAGAACTCGACGACGCCTTCGACGTGGTGCTGATCGACGAGGCCCATCGATTCCGTAATTCGGGGAAGTGGAATCCGAACCCTGGGCACGACGACGCGTACCAGGGGACGCGTCGGCATGCTAATCTCCGCTTGCTCAGGGAGCAGACAATGATAATGCTGACCGCGACGCCGATTAACAACTCAGCAACGGACCTGAAGAACCTCATCAGTCTCTTTACCAGCCCAGAGGAGCTGATGAACAAGGCGTCACTCGACTTCGATGCCTTCGACCAGTATATCGAGAAATCGGAGCAGCGCAAGCGCATTGCGGCTGGGAAAGAGGAGGTGACTGAGGACGAAGAACAGGAACTGACCGAGCAGCTCCAGCGACACTCGACGGAGATTTCCGAGATTCTGAACGAGGTGATGGTCCTCCGGACTCGGAAGCACGTCAAGGAGACAATCAAGGAGGACGAGGAGTTCAAGATGGACTTCTCGCCACCGACACTCCACAAGGAGCAGTACAGTCTCCCGCCAGCGTACCAACCCATCTATCGGATGCTCCCGGACGTGATGGATGCACTCCACCTCCCCCATATCACGATTCGCAATCCGCAGGCGGGTGGCACGCTGAAAGCGCTCTACAAACTCAATCTACTGAAGCGGCTGGAGTCGTCAACGTATGCCTTCGTCCAGTCGATTCAAACACTCCACGAGAGCGAGCGGTCGTTGCTCGGATTTCTGGAAGGCCTACCTGATGACGAAGATATCGAGGTACTTCGAGCCGTCCAGGATGACGAAGCCGCCACCACTATCGACGACTTTGTCGAGGGGGAGGATGCCGCCGAAGACCTGGAGCAAAATCTGGAAGAGTTCGGCTTCGATACGGGAGCTCTCCGATCTGACAGCGGTGACGACGACAGTGACCTCGAGCTGGCCGATGCGACGGTTGGTGAAGTAAAGCGGTACATCAGAGAGGACCTCACACTCATCGCATACTTTCTCTCGCGATTCATCGGACGCGTCGCCGAGGACGCTGGCGGCGTCGCGGATGCCGAGGTTGAGCTGGAGCGGTGGCTCGCAGACAATGGGGCAGCAGTCTTGCCTGAAGTCCCCGAGGAGGACCACAATCCAGTGCTCTATCGGAGTGAACTCGTTGACGCCGACACCCAAACGATGGACTTCTACGAGGCAGTCTTCGCACTCCGAGAGTTCCGGGACCCGAAGATTGACCGACTGGCGACGGTGCTCAACGGGTACGAACAGAAGGTTCTCATCTTCACCCAGTACCGAGCGACGGCAGACTACGTCCATCGGACGCTCATCGAGGACCCAGAGTCCCCGCTCACGTCGGCTAACAGCGCTGTGGTGAAAGGCGGCGACGAAAACAAGCAGGACATCATCCGGCGCTTCGCACCCGACGCAGCGGGCTATCAACAGACGCTCGCGGAGAGTGACGAAACAGAACTCCAGTACGTTGTCGCCACCGACACACTGAGCGAGGGGGTCAACCTTCAGGACATCAGTGTCGTTGTCAACTACGACCTGCCGTGGAATCCCATGCGAATCGTCCAGCGGGTCGGGCGAATCGACCGCATCGGGTCGACGGCGGAAAAGTACGTTCACAACTTCTACCCCGACGGCGACATCGAGGCGGCGATCAAACTCTTGGAGCGTCTGCAGGCGAAGATCGACGACATCGCGCTCATCGTCGGCAAAGAGAACAATATTCTCGACCCCAACGAGGACGCCGTACTGGAGCGGGCAGGCGTCGAGACGCAGAAAACTATCGGCGAACTCGAAGTTGAGGAGATTGAGGAGTCGCTACGGCAGTCTCGCGAGGTCGACGACTACAACGAACTGGACGACACCTCGAAGAACCCCCTGCTCCGAAACGCGGGGAGCGACGAGAGTGCTGCCTTCGAGCGGTATCTGCTGAAGCAGGAGCTGAACGACGACTTCGAACTCGACACTGATGATTTCGAGTTCGCCGAGGAGTATCTCGATGAGGCACCAGGAGAGCGTGAAATGCTATACACCAACGCTATCGGCCACGAGTCCGGCCCACAACCAGGTGTGTTCGGACTCGCCCATCTCTGGTTCGAGGACGAAGACAGCGGTGAAGCCGAGCCCGCTCCGCTCGGTCGTGTCCGGCGGGCATTCTACTACAAACCGTTCGCTGGTGAAGTGAAAGAGCGCCCAGTTCGACATCTCGGAATCGAGCCGGGCACCAGCGGCGAACCTGTCGATGGGAACACCGACTCCATATTATCGAACCGTGAGGACATCGAAGAGCACCTGGACAACCGGCTGGAATCAATCCGTGAAGGACAAGTCGGTGCTGCGTTCAAGCAGGGTGAAAAGTTCTCGAAGGAGCAGGAAACGATTCTGGACTTCTTGAGTGGTTATATTCTCCTGAATCACGACGACGAGACTGCTCCGGTAGACGACCACGACACGCTGGGAGAGTGGGCTGCCGATTTACAGAAGCAGCTAAACGAGGTCAAACTCAAAAACACAGACGAGGATCGTATTCTACGGGAGACATTCCGAAATCATCCTGAGTACGAATCTCTCCCTGAGTGGCCGCCTTCGGAGTTTCTTGCTGAGGTGGATGCGTTCCTTGAAGAGAACATCAAGACATCGTCCGAGTATCAGGACACGCTCGTGGGAGAGAGTGCCGTTCAGGCCCGGCTACTCTGCTGGGGGATCATCGGAAAATAG
- a CDS encoding endonuclease NucS domain-containing protein codes for MVYHVNGQGLDALEPASFESIDVTEANIEEWVIETPEILGEDLLVVASQYAKFDRTAERPDVLALDPDGKLVVVELKRDRADATTDLQAIKYASYCSTISAEELQQDYRGFWNDRRDEEDQLTPDDVGEAFRTFLGEDVGTAEDGYADFALDDRPRIVLAAGSFGPEITTPVVWLEREFGMDITCVELEAHQRNDQVFISSRRVLPVPEAEEYMAKRRQKERKQSRSTSRAERAITVLLEAGLVEEGDIVMFDPGKVPNDSEIEYDADTDFWRGRITGKTGRSNNVEWLENGTEYSFTALAQAVLERATGREFNVNGYPYWKHSEHGMSLSELRRTEVGDIDW; via the coding sequence ATGGTCTATCACGTCAACGGACAGGGCCTCGATGCCTTGGAACCAGCGAGCTTCGAATCAATAGACGTCACGGAGGCCAATATCGAAGAGTGGGTTATCGAGACGCCTGAAATTCTAGGTGAGGATTTACTGGTCGTTGCGTCACAGTATGCCAAGTTCGACCGGACTGCCGAACGACCCGATGTACTGGCACTTGACCCCGACGGCAAACTGGTCGTAGTCGAATTGAAGCGAGACCGTGCAGATGCGACGACCGACCTCCAAGCGATCAAGTACGCGAGCTACTGCTCGACGATTAGCGCAGAAGAGCTCCAGCAGGATTATCGCGGCTTCTGGAATGATCGCCGGGACGAAGAGGACCAGCTGACGCCAGATGACGTCGGGGAAGCCTTCAGGACGTTCCTCGGTGAAGATGTCGGGACCGCTGAGGACGGGTATGCTGACTTCGCACTCGACGACAGACCGCGAATCGTACTAGCAGCAGGCAGCTTCGGTCCGGAAATCACGACACCTGTGGTCTGGCTTGAACGCGAGTTCGGGATGGACATCACCTGTGTAGAACTGGAGGCTCACCAGCGTAACGATCAGGTCTTTATTAGTTCCCGACGGGTGCTCCCGGTTCCAGAGGCAGAGGAGTACATGGCGAAGCGTCGGCAGAAAGAGCGGAAACAGAGTAGGAGTACCAGCCGTGCAGAGCGGGCGATTACAGTCCTCCTCGAGGCGGGCTTAGTCGAGGAAGGGGATATCGTCATGTTTGACCCGGGGAAAGTTCCCAACGACAGCGAGATAGAGTACGATGCGGACACTGACTTCTGGCGCGGTCGTATCACGGGCAAGACTGGCCGGAGCAACAACGTGGAGTGGCTGGAAAACGGGACCGAATATTCGTTCACAGCACTTGCACAGGCCGTCTTAGAGCGAGCGACTGGGCGAGAATTCAACGTCAACGGCTATCCCTACTGGAAACACTCAGAGCACGGAATGAGCCTCTCTGAGTTGCGTCGAACAGAGGTTGGCGACATCGATTGGTAA